One segment of Arvicanthis niloticus isolate mArvNil1 chromosome 5, mArvNil1.pat.X, whole genome shotgun sequence DNA contains the following:
- the Actrt2 gene encoding actin-related protein T2, protein MFNPLVLDSPSVIFDNGSGLCKAGLSGEIGPRHVTSSVVGYPKFKAPPAGASQKKYFVGEEALYKQEALRLHAPIERGLVTSWDDAEKLWRHLFEWELGVKPNERPVLMTEPSLNPRENREKTVEVMFETFDVPAFYLSDQAVLALYSSACVTGLVVDSGDGVTCTVPIFEGYSLPHAVSKLYVAGKDITELLTRLLLASGRAFPCPLDKALVDDIKEKLCYVALEPEEELSRRAEDVLREYKLPDGNIIYIGDQLYQAPEVLFSPDQLGTHGPGLAQMASNSIAKCDADIQKTLFGEIVLSGGSTLFQGLDDRLLKELEQLASKGVPIKITAPPDRWFSTWIGASIVTSLSSFKQMWITAADFKEFGVSVVQRRCF, encoded by the coding sequence ATGTTTAACCCACTGGTATTAGATTCTCCCTCTGTGATTTTTGACAACGGATCTGGACTCTGTAAGGCAGGGCTGTCTGGGGAGATTGGGCCCCGTCACGTCACCAGCTCCGTTGTGGGGTACCCGAAGTTCAAGGCGCCACCTGCGGGAGCCAGTCAGAAGAAGTACTTTGTTGGGGAAGAGGCCCTGTACAAACAGGAGGCCTTGCGCCTGCACGCCCCCATCGAACGGGGTCTGGTCACGAGCTGGGACGACGCGGAGAAGCTCTGGAGACACCTCTTTGAGTGGGAACTGGGTGTGAAGCCCAACGAACGACCCGTGCTCATGACGGAACCCTCCCTGAACCCCAGGGAGAATCGCGAGAAGACGGTAGAGGTGATGTTTGAGACTTTTGATGTACCTGCCTTCTACCTGTCAGACCAGGCAGTGCTGGCACTCTACTCCTCTGCCTGTGTCACAggcctggtggtggacagtggggatggggTCACCTGCACTGTCCCTATCTTTGAAGGTTACTCCCTGCCTCATGCAGTCAGCAAGCTTTACGTGGCTGGCAAAGACATCACAGAGCTCCTCACCCGGCTGCTCTTGGCCAGTGGACGAGCCTTTCCGTGTCCACTGGACAAGGCCCTGGTGGATGACATCAAGGAGAAGCTGTGCTACGTGGCCCTGGAGCCTGAGGAGGAACTCTCTCGGCGGGCAGAAGACGTCCTGAGGGAGTACAAACTGCCCGATGGGAATATCATTTACATTGGAGACCAGCTGTACCAGGCTCCTGAGGTCCTGTTCTCACCAGACCAGCTGGGCACCCATGGCCCAGGGCTGGCACAGATGGCATCCAACAGCATAGCCAAGTGTGATGCTGACATACAGAAGACACTCTTTGGGGAGATTGTCTTGTCGGGCGGGAGCACTCTGTTTCAGGGGCTGGATGATAGGCTCCTGAAAGAACTGGAACAGCTGGCTTCCAAGGGGGTTCCCATCAAAATCACTGCGCCGCCTGACCGCTGGTTCTCCACGTGGATCGGGGCCTCCATTGTTACATCTCTGAGCAGCTTTAAGCAGATGTGGATCACTGCTGCAGACTTCAAGGAGTTTGGAGTGTCTGTGGTCCAGAGACGGTGTTTCTAA